Proteins from a genomic interval of Corynebacterium deserti GIMN1.010:
- a CDS encoding RecB family exonuclease: protein MTSPESKKPRPLALSPSRAGDYQQCPLLYRFRAIDRLPEPKTVAQVKGTLVHAVLEHMHKLPREEREYPAMVKQLKPTWTTMCAEDPELEELVPESELYEFLVDCRSLLRGYFEMENPQGFDATECEMYVDTVLPNGVPVRGFIDRVDTAPTGQVRVVDYKTGKKPKPQWSQQAQFQMLFYALVYWRMFDDIPAQLRLMYLKVNDSMFLTPSKEQLEFFERDLGELWSKIEMDGKAGHFRTKTSKLCGWCPHQSLCPEFGGVPPEYPGWPGSTADIHTDSQ, encoded by the coding sequence ATGACCAGCCCAGAATCTAAGAAACCTCGCCCACTTGCACTGTCGCCATCGCGCGCCGGGGACTATCAACAATGTCCTTTGCTTTATCGTTTCCGAGCGATTGACCGGCTGCCTGAGCCGAAGACGGTGGCGCAGGTCAAGGGCACGTTGGTGCATGCTGTCTTGGAGCACATGCATAAACTTCCGCGCGAGGAGCGTGAATACCCGGCGATGGTGAAGCAACTGAAACCTACTTGGACAACGATGTGTGCTGAGGATCCGGAACTAGAAGAGCTCGTTCCAGAGAGTGAGCTATACGAGTTCTTGGTTGACTGCCGAAGCCTTCTGCGCGGCTACTTTGAGATGGAAAACCCCCAAGGCTTCGACGCCACTGAGTGCGAAATGTACGTAGACACCGTGCTGCCCAATGGTGTTCCTGTGCGTGGCTTCATCGATCGTGTTGATACCGCCCCCACTGGTCAAGTTCGCGTGGTTGACTACAAGACGGGAAAGAAACCTAAGCCACAGTGGAGCCAACAGGCGCAGTTCCAGATGTTGTTTTACGCCTTGGTGTATTGGCGGATGTTCGATGACATTCCAGCACAGCTGCGCTTGATGTACTTGAAGGTCAATGACTCCATGTTTCTCACTCCCTCAAAAGAGCAGTTGGAGTTTTTCGAACGCGATCTCGGTGAATTGTGGTCCAAAATCGAAATGGACGGTAAAGCCGGACATTTTCGAACAAAAACATCCAAGCTGTGTGGATGGTGCCCACATCAGTCCCTGTGCCCTGAATTTGGTGGCGTGCCACCGGAATACCCAGGTTGGCCAGGAAGTACCGCTGATATCCACACTGATTCTCAGTAG
- a CDS encoding HigA family addiction module antitoxin, producing MVAPQPRKPQHPGQILSERFLEPRGISHYDLAKTLRIAESTITNFVDGHTDLTIGLAMRLSRAFDLSAQEWIALQRAFDGAHRRSA from the coding sequence GTGGTCGCTCCGCAGCCCCGGAAACCGCAGCACCCTGGCCAGATCTTGAGTGAACGATTCCTCGAACCCCGTGGAATCAGCCATTATGACCTTGCCAAAACCCTCCGTATCGCTGAATCCACCATCACCAACTTTGTTGATGGCCACACGGACCTCACCATCGGTTTGGCCATGCGCCTTTCCCGCGCGTTTGATTTAAGTGCCCAGGAATGGATTGCACTTCAGCGCGCCTTTGACGGCGCCCACCGTCGCTCCGCTTAA
- a CDS encoding MFS transporter: MAVTVRADINPHSAEPTKLFTPAFITGWLINLSQYLCFYFLITVMALYAMREFGASEAAGGFAASAFVVGATVARLFAGWATDRFGKKPLLIGFVALGTMATLFYIPASSLPMLIAVRLVHGFSYSMASTAVMALVQSVIPNSRRAEGTGYLALGSTLATAFGPAVALFVIEDFSYNTLFWITTISSAIGLILALLIRKPESVLRRQLAAASQPKSAWSIKSVVHPNVVNIGVFMLGVGLAYAGVITYINAFAEERNLTEGASMFFIAYAVAMLVMRFFLGRIQDKHGANPVIYIGLVSFFLSLGVIALATENWHVVVAGALSGLGYGTLMPAAQTIAVSSVPANQIGAGISSLFLFTDIGIGLGPILLGILVSATGYSVMYGVLAVVVIIASVFYWATLSKHSMYQ; the protein is encoded by the coding sequence GTGGCCGTAACCGTTCGAGCGGACATAAACCCACATTCAGCGGAACCAACCAAACTGTTTACCCCAGCATTCATCACGGGATGGCTGATAAACCTTTCCCAGTATCTGTGTTTCTACTTCCTTATCACCGTGATGGCGTTGTACGCGATGAGGGAATTCGGCGCATCGGAAGCGGCAGGTGGATTTGCAGCCAGCGCATTCGTCGTTGGCGCAACCGTCGCTCGACTCTTTGCAGGATGGGCAACCGACCGCTTTGGCAAGAAGCCACTCCTTATCGGCTTTGTTGCTCTTGGCACCATGGCTACCTTGTTCTACATTCCTGCATCATCATTGCCGATGCTCATCGCAGTGCGCCTGGTCCACGGATTCTCGTACTCCATGGCATCGACTGCTGTGATGGCGCTGGTCCAATCGGTCATTCCAAACTCTCGGCGTGCAGAGGGCACCGGTTATCTTGCCTTGGGATCCACCCTGGCAACCGCATTTGGTCCTGCTGTCGCGCTCTTCGTCATTGAAGACTTCAGCTATAACACGTTGTTCTGGATCACCACTATCTCGAGTGCAATTGGTCTAATTCTGGCGCTTTTGATCCGTAAACCTGAAAGCGTTCTCCGGCGCCAGCTTGCTGCGGCTAGTCAGCCAAAGTCTGCATGGTCCATCAAGTCTGTTGTTCATCCCAACGTTGTCAACATTGGCGTATTCATGCTCGGCGTTGGTCTGGCATACGCAGGTGTTATCACTTACATCAACGCATTCGCAGAAGAGCGCAACCTCACCGAGGGAGCCAGCATGTTCTTCATCGCATATGCAGTAGCAATGCTTGTTATGCGCTTCTTCCTTGGTCGCATCCAAGACAAGCACGGCGCAAATCCCGTCATCTACATCGGACTTGTCAGCTTCTTCCTGTCCTTGGGCGTTATCGCTCTTGCAACCGAAAATTGGCATGTGGTGGTTGCAGGTGCACTCTCCGGCTTGGGTTACGGCACCTTGATGCCAGCTGCTCAAACCATTGCAGTGTCGTCTGTTCCTGCTAATCAAATCGGCGCAGGCATTTCCTCACTCTTCCTGTTTACTGACATCGGCATCGGCCTTGGCCCAATCTTGCTCGGAATCTTAGTCTCGGCAACGGGCTACAGCGTCATGTATGGTGTGCTCGCAGTTGTCGTTATTATTGCTAGCGTGTTCTACTGGGCTACGCTGAGCAAGCACAGTATGTACCAATAA
- the aspA gene encoding aspartate ammonia-lyase, translated as MSKTSSKTSAARTTSAPKDAVVEDVVTSENQIADGESQAPESKSKTTRAKKFRIESDLLGELEVPSHAYYGVHTLRAVDNFQISRTTVNHVPDFIRGMVQVKKAAALANRRLHTLPAEKAEAIVWACDQILVEGRCMDQFPIDVFQGGAGTSLNMNTNEVVANLALEFLGYEKGRYDILHPMDDVNMSQSTNDAYPTGFRLGIYAGLQTLIAEIDQLQVAFREKGNEFIDIIKMGRTQLQDAVPMSLGEEFQAFAHNLAEEQAVLREAANKLLEVNLGATAIGTGVNTPAGYRHQVTATLSEVTGLEVKSARDLIEATSDTGAYVHAHSAVKRAAMKLSKICNDLRLLSSGPRAGLNEINLPPRQAGSSIMPAKVNPVIPEVVNQVCFKVFGNDLTVTMAAEAGQLQLNVMEPVIGESLFQSLRILGNAAKTLREKCVVGITANADVCRGYVDNSIGIITYLNPFLGHDIGDEIGKEAALTGRSVRDLILERKLMDEKTLDTVLSKENLMHPIFRGKLYLES; from the coding sequence ATGTCTAAGACGAGCAGCAAAACTTCCGCCGCACGCACTACTAGTGCACCAAAAGATGCGGTGGTGGAGGATGTTGTCACCAGCGAGAACCAAATCGCTGATGGGGAATCCCAGGCACCTGAGTCCAAATCAAAAACTACCAGGGCTAAGAAATTCCGAATTGAATCCGACCTTCTCGGTGAATTGGAAGTCCCATCGCACGCCTATTATGGTGTCCACACCCTGCGCGCGGTAGACAACTTCCAGATCTCCCGAACCACCGTCAACCACGTTCCCGACTTCATTCGCGGCATGGTTCAGGTGAAAAAGGCCGCTGCTCTTGCTAATCGACGTCTCCACACCCTGCCCGCAGAAAAGGCAGAGGCCATCGTGTGGGCCTGTGACCAGATCCTTGTTGAAGGCCGCTGCATGGACCAATTTCCCATCGATGTGTTCCAGGGCGGTGCTGGTACCAGCCTGAACATGAACACCAATGAGGTGGTGGCCAACCTCGCACTGGAATTCCTGGGCTACGAAAAAGGCCGGTACGACATCCTGCACCCCATGGATGACGTCAACATGTCTCAGTCCACCAATGACGCGTACCCGACCGGTTTCCGTCTAGGTATCTACGCAGGCCTGCAGACGCTTATCGCAGAAATCGATCAGCTGCAGGTTGCGTTCCGCGAAAAGGGCAATGAGTTCATCGACATCATCAAGATGGGTCGCACCCAGCTCCAAGATGCCGTTCCGATGAGCCTGGGAGAAGAGTTCCAGGCGTTCGCCCACAACCTTGCGGAAGAACAAGCAGTACTGCGTGAGGCGGCCAACAAGCTGCTAGAAGTTAACCTTGGTGCAACCGCAATTGGTACCGGTGTGAACACCCCAGCTGGCTACCGCCACCAGGTCACGGCAACGCTGTCTGAAGTAACCGGCTTGGAAGTAAAGTCTGCTCGAGACCTCATCGAGGCCACCTCTGACACCGGTGCATATGTGCACGCGCACTCAGCGGTCAAACGCGCGGCAATGAAGCTTTCCAAGATCTGTAACGATCTTCGACTTCTGTCCTCTGGTCCTCGTGCAGGCCTTAATGAAATCAATCTGCCGCCACGCCAGGCTGGTTCTTCGATCATGCCGGCAAAGGTCAACCCAGTAATCCCAGAAGTGGTCAACCAGGTCTGCTTTAAGGTGTTTGGAAATGACCTCACCGTCACCATGGCAGCAGAAGCGGGACAGTTGCAGCTCAATGTCATGGAGCCAGTCATCGGTGAGTCCCTCTTCCAGTCGTTGCGCATCCTGGGTAACGCTGCGAAGACACTGCGCGAAAAGTGTGTTGTGGGTATTACTGCCAACGCCGATGTGTGCCGTGGCTACGTGGATAACTCCATCGGTATCATCACCTACCTCAACCCATTCTTAGGCCACGACATCGGAGATGAGATCGGCAAGGAAGCTGCGTTGACTGGCCGTTCGGTGCGCGATCTGATTTTGGAGCGCAAGTTGATGGATGAGAAGACCTTGGACACCGTATTGTCCAAGGAAAACCTCATGCACCCAATCTTCCGTGGAAAGCTCTACCTAGAAAGCTAG
- the hisG gene encoding ATP phosphoribosyltransferase, producing the protein MLKIAVPNKGSLSERAMEILAEAGYAGRGDSKSLNVLDETNNVEFFFLRPKDIAIYVSGGQLDLGITGRDLARDSRADVHEVLSLGFGSSTFRYAASADEEWTVEKLDGKRIATSYPNLVRDDLAARGITAEVLRLDGAVEVSIKLGVADAIADVVSTGRTLRQQGLAPFGDVVCTSEAVIVGRKNEKVTPEQQVLLRRIQGILHAQNFLMLDYNVDRNDLEAATAITPGLSGPTVSPLARDNWVAVRAMVPRKSANSIMDKLAAIGAEAILASELRIARI; encoded by the coding sequence ATGTTGAAAATCGCTGTACCAAACAAGGGCTCTCTGTCTGAGCGTGCCATGGAAATCCTCGCCGAAGCAGGCTATGCCGGCCGTGGAGATTCCAAGTCACTTAATGTGTTGGACGAAACCAACAACGTTGAGTTCTTTTTCCTGCGCCCCAAAGACATCGCCATCTACGTGTCAGGTGGCCAGCTTGATTTAGGCATCACCGGCCGTGACCTTGCCCGCGACTCCCGCGCGGATGTCCACGAGGTCTTGTCCCTCGGCTTTGGTTCCTCCACGTTCCGCTACGCAGCTTCAGCTGATGAAGAGTGGACTGTAGAAAAGCTTGACGGCAAGCGCATCGCTACCTCTTACCCCAACTTGGTTCGTGATGATCTCGCTGCCCGTGGCATCACGGCAGAAGTTCTGCGCCTTGATGGTGCTGTAGAGGTATCCATCAAGTTGGGTGTCGCCGACGCCATCGCTGACGTCGTCTCCACTGGTCGCACCTTGCGCCAGCAGGGCTTGGCACCATTTGGTGATGTTGTGTGCACCTCTGAAGCTGTCATCGTGGGCCGAAAGAATGAGAAGGTCACCCCAGAACAGCAAGTGCTGTTGCGCCGTATCCAAGGCATTTTGCACGCACAGAACTTCCTCATGCTCGACTACAACGTTGACCGCAATGACCTTGAAGCAGCAACTGCTATCACCCCAGGTCTCTCCGGCCCAACCGTGTCTCCATTAGCACGCGACAACTGGGTTGCAGTACGCGCAATGGTGCCACGTAAGTCCGCGAACTCCATCATGGATAAGCTTGCGGCAATCGGTGCGGAAGCCATCTTGGCGTCCGAACTGCGCATCGCCCGAATCTAA
- a CDS encoding phosphoribosyl-ATP diphosphatase: MFQVKTFDSLYEELLNRAQIRPEGSGTVDALDKGIHHLGKKVIEEAGEVWIAAEYETDEELAGEISQLIYWTQVIMVARGLKPEDIYKNL, from the coding sequence ATGTTCCAAGTGAAGACATTTGACTCGCTGTACGAAGAACTTCTTAACCGTGCTCAGATCCGCCCTGAAGGGTCTGGAACCGTGGACGCCCTGGACAAAGGCATCCATCATCTGGGTAAGAAGGTCATCGAAGAGGCCGGAGAGGTCTGGATTGCAGCCGAGTATGAGACCGATGAAGAACTCGCGGGAGAAATCTCCCAGCTGATTTATTGGACTCAGGTCATCATGGTTGCGCGCGGCCTTAAGCCTGAAGATATCTACAAGAACCTGTAG
- a CDS encoding HAD family hydrolase: MIKAIFWDMDGTMVDTEPQWGIATYELSEAMGRRLTPELRELTVGSSLPRTMRICAEHAGITLTEQNYERYRANMFARVHELFDTSLVPNPGVTEILTELKALSVPMLVTTNTERELATRSVAAVGDQFFIDSIAGDEVPSPKPAPDMYLEAARRVGVDPAECLVFEDSFNGMTGAVAAGCRVIGLHPEDVEPPAGVVPLRELHGSNSFVGVTAEKLIQWYHEVEPATVI; the protein is encoded by the coding sequence ATGATTAAGGCTATTTTCTGGGACATGGACGGCACGATGGTAGATACCGAGCCACAGTGGGGCATTGCCACCTACGAGCTCAGCGAGGCCATGGGCCGACGCCTCACCCCGGAACTTCGGGAACTAACCGTTGGTTCCAGCCTTCCACGCACCATGCGCATCTGTGCAGAACACGCGGGAATCACATTGACTGAGCAAAATTACGAACGCTATCGCGCCAACATGTTTGCCCGAGTCCATGAGCTTTTTGATACTTCGCTTGTGCCCAACCCAGGTGTGACAGAAATTCTCACAGAACTAAAAGCACTTAGTGTCCCCATGCTCGTGACCACAAACACCGAACGCGAATTGGCAACACGCTCTGTCGCAGCGGTGGGGGATCAGTTCTTTATCGATTCCATCGCGGGCGACGAAGTCCCTTCCCCCAAACCTGCCCCAGATATGTACTTGGAAGCAGCGCGTCGAGTCGGTGTTGATCCCGCTGAATGCCTTGTCTTTGAAGATTCCTTCAACGGCATGACCGGTGCTGTTGCTGCAGGATGCCGTGTGATTGGTTTGCACCCAGAAGACGTGGAGCCCCCGGCAGGCGTCGTTCCGCTGCGCGAGCTTCACGGCTCCAACTCCTTTGTTGGGGTCACCGCGGAGAAACTTATCCAGTGGTACCACGAAGTGGAACCAGCAACAGTGATCTAA
- the mshC gene encoding cysteine--1-D-myo-inosityl 2-amino-2-deoxy-alpha-D-glucopyranoside ligase gives MQSWPTPDVPALDGTPVPLELFDTADQEVRLVDTPPSGSGIPVGMYVCGITPYDSTHLGHAATYLAFDLIYRVLLDNGHKVHYVQNITDVDDPLFERAERDGVDWRELGTSQINLFRSDMEALSIIPPQDYIGAIESVDEVIEMVQSLVDEGAAYVVDDPEFPDVYASVKATENFGYESNYDRDTMAEFFAERGGDPDRPGKKNPLDALLWRAAREGEPSWESPFGPGRPGWHIECSAIATNRLGHTFDIQGGGSDLIFPHHEFSAAHAEAAHGVERMAKHYVHAGMISQDGVKMSKSLGNLEFVSRLTAAGHEPSAIRLGVFADHYRGNRDWSAQGLDAAEQRLAAWRQAARVAQDTAAAEQVVSDLRARLSDDLDTPGALAVVDTWAAAHSGETTDGDFTDAGKIVVAAVDALLGVHL, from the coding sequence ATGCAATCTTGGCCCACCCCTGACGTACCTGCACTTGATGGCACCCCAGTGCCTTTGGAATTGTTTGACACTGCAGATCAGGAGGTGCGCTTGGTCGACACCCCACCAAGCGGATCCGGAATTCCCGTTGGCATGTACGTCTGCGGCATCACGCCCTATGACTCCACGCACTTGGGCCATGCGGCAACCTACCTTGCGTTCGACCTCATTTACCGAGTTCTGCTAGACAATGGACACAAGGTTCATTACGTCCAAAACATCACTGATGTGGATGATCCTCTGTTTGAACGCGCAGAACGTGACGGCGTTGATTGGCGCGAGCTGGGCACCAGCCAGATCAACTTGTTCCGTAGCGATATGGAAGCGCTGAGCATCATTCCGCCCCAGGATTACATCGGTGCAATCGAATCTGTCGACGAGGTTATCGAGATGGTTCAATCCTTGGTGGATGAGGGTGCTGCGTATGTGGTGGATGACCCCGAATTCCCCGATGTCTATGCCTCGGTGAAAGCCACGGAAAACTTTGGCTATGAGTCCAACTATGACCGAGACACCATGGCTGAGTTTTTTGCTGAGCGCGGCGGCGACCCAGATCGCCCAGGCAAGAAGAACCCCCTGGATGCATTGTTGTGGCGCGCGGCTAGGGAAGGAGAGCCCAGTTGGGAGTCGCCTTTTGGTCCAGGACGACCAGGATGGCACATCGAGTGTTCAGCAATTGCCACCAATCGTCTCGGCCACACCTTTGACATCCAAGGTGGTGGTTCTGATCTGATCTTCCCTCACCACGAGTTCTCCGCGGCGCACGCTGAGGCTGCCCACGGCGTTGAGCGCATGGCCAAGCACTACGTTCATGCTGGCATGATCTCCCAAGATGGCGTGAAAATGTCCAAGTCCCTAGGCAACCTGGAGTTTGTATCTCGCCTGACCGCTGCTGGACATGAGCCAAGTGCGATCCGTTTGGGTGTTTTCGCCGATCATTACCGTGGCAACCGCGACTGGAGCGCACAGGGCTTGGATGCTGCTGAACAACGTCTTGCTGCGTGGCGTCAGGCGGCACGCGTTGCCCAGGACACCGCTGCGGCAGAACAGGTTGTTAGTGACCTACGAGCTCGCCTATCTGACGATCTTGACACCCCAGGCGCCTTGGCAGTTGTCGACACCTGGGCCGCTGCACACAGCGGAGAAACCACTGACGGTGACTTCACTGATGCCGGAAAGATCGTGGTCGCAGCAGTTGATGCGCTCTTGGGCGTGCACCTTTAA
- a CDS encoding undecaprenyl-diphosphate phosphatase encodes MNEQTTFLAAAADPAATESIGWVQTIVLSIVQGLTEFLPISSSGHLRIISELFWGADAGASFTAVVQLGTEAAVLVFFAKEIWQILTGWFAGVLNKERRGRDYKMGWMIIVATIPVVVLGVLGKDLIRDALRNMWITATVLIVFSFVFILAEKMGKKERGYDELNMKDAIIMGLAQCLALIPGVSRSGGTISAGLFLGLNREVATKFSFLLAIPAVLGSGLYSLPDAFAPDAGQAASGLQLAVGTLVAFIVGYISIAWLMKFVANHSFSWFAAYRIPAGLIVMLLLALGYLNP; translated from the coding sequence GTGAATGAACAGACAACCTTCCTAGCTGCCGCCGCTGATCCTGCAGCAACAGAAAGTATTGGATGGGTGCAAACCATTGTGCTCTCAATTGTTCAAGGTCTCACCGAGTTCCTTCCCATCAGCTCGAGTGGACACCTTCGAATCATTTCGGAGCTGTTTTGGGGAGCTGACGCCGGTGCCTCCTTTACCGCTGTGGTTCAGCTGGGCACTGAAGCCGCTGTCCTTGTGTTCTTTGCTAAAGAAATCTGGCAGATTCTCACCGGCTGGTTCGCCGGTGTCTTAAACAAAGAGCGACGAGGACGCGACTACAAGATGGGCTGGATGATTATCGTCGCCACCATCCCCGTGGTCGTCCTCGGTGTCTTGGGCAAAGACCTTATCCGTGACGCCCTGCGCAACATGTGGATCACCGCGACCGTGTTGATCGTGTTCTCTTTCGTCTTCATTCTCGCTGAGAAAATGGGCAAAAAGGAGCGCGGATATGACGAGCTCAATATGAAAGACGCCATCATTATGGGTTTGGCGCAGTGTCTGGCGCTTATCCCAGGTGTGTCGCGTTCCGGCGGTACCATTTCCGCAGGTTTGTTCTTAGGACTTAACCGTGAAGTGGCAACCAAGTTTTCCTTCCTTCTGGCAATTCCTGCCGTGCTGGGCTCTGGCCTGTACTCACTTCCTGATGCATTCGCACCAGATGCTGGCCAGGCTGCGTCCGGATTGCAGCTCGCCGTGGGAACGTTGGTGGCCTTCATTGTCGGTTACATTTCTATTGCGTGGCTGATGAAGTTCGTAGCCAACCACTCGTTTAGCTGGTTCGCTGCATACCGCATCCCAGCTGGTCTTATCGTCATGCTGCTGTTGGCTTTGGGATACCTCAACCCATAA
- a CDS encoding aldo/keto reductase yields the protein MVGSSGLRVSRLGLGTSTWGSGTELVEAGDIFKAFTGAGGTLIDVSPNYTSGIAEEMLGELLKSHISRSEVVISSSAGVNPALPLGRRVDCSRRNLIAQLDVTLRALGTDYLDLWSVGYWDEGTPPHEVADTLDYAVRTGRVRYAGVRGYSGWQLAVTHAASNHAAASARPIVVAQNEYSLLERRAEQELLPATQHLGVGFFAGAPLGQGVLTAKYRSEIPHDSRAASTGRDAEVQSYLDNRGRIIVDALDTAAKGLGFSPAVTATTWVRDRPGVTAVIVGARTSHQLTQLLKAEDVILPTPITQALDDVSL from the coding sequence ATGGTGGGATCTAGTGGCTTGCGGGTTTCTCGGCTGGGCCTAGGCACGTCAACATGGGGCTCGGGCACCGAGCTGGTTGAGGCAGGCGACATCTTTAAGGCCTTTACTGGTGCAGGCGGAACGCTTATCGACGTCAGCCCCAATTACACCTCCGGTATCGCCGAAGAAATGCTCGGTGAGCTACTTAAGTCACATATTTCGCGTTCTGAGGTAGTTATCTCATCGAGTGCCGGCGTGAACCCCGCACTCCCCTTAGGACGTCGCGTGGATTGCTCCCGCCGAAACCTGATCGCTCAATTGGATGTCACTCTCAGAGCATTAGGAACGGACTATCTTGATCTGTGGTCGGTGGGCTATTGGGATGAAGGCACGCCACCTCATGAGGTGGCGGACACCCTGGACTACGCCGTTCGTACCGGACGAGTGCGCTACGCAGGCGTGCGAGGCTATTCCGGGTGGCAACTCGCCGTCACGCATGCTGCCTCCAATCACGCGGCAGCGTCGGCACGTCCCATCGTTGTTGCCCAAAATGAGTACAGCCTCTTAGAGCGTCGCGCGGAACAAGAGCTTCTGCCTGCAACACAACACCTCGGCGTGGGATTTTTTGCCGGTGCCCCGCTTGGCCAAGGTGTCTTGACCGCGAAGTATCGCTCCGAGATCCCTCACGATTCGCGGGCTGCGTCGACCGGACGTGATGCTGAAGTGCAAAGCTATTTGGACAATCGTGGTCGCATCATCGTTGATGCTCTCGATACCGCAGCCAAGGGGTTGGGCTTTAGTCCTGCTGTCACTGCAACTACGTGGGTGCGTGATCGACCTGGTGTGACAGCTGTTATCGTGGGCGCGCGCACCTCACACCAATTGACGCAACTACTCAAAGCTGAGGATGTGATCTTGCCTACACCGATCACCCAGGCCTTGGATGATGTCTCCCTGTAA
- a CDS encoding YncE family protein: MRRRSRMSRVLPASALVASTALLLSACTQQITDSPDMGKATPAVSPAATNPDGQIIEFGNVTDMEVADGDILSVRTEDSLSIGTVADFEAGDVVELGVDKQCGDLTSTGGTFLLPCDAGVYFIDAANPTLDDLHETDKPVTVAALTTDGELVVGNDQDAELTVYRDSEDPETFDVAAPNTQLISVPVNDRHDAVVRTWNENTTIQDVDYPNDREGATLRVGLGLGQMAGGEDGLLVVSDEMGGQIAIYNADDVIRLQMTAPVDANPWGVAWDSTNALAWITSLSENTLVGYKISEGVPEEQQRLNTVADAQNIVVLSDATLVAASATGNGLQIIPNPA, encoded by the coding sequence ATGCGCCGTCGATCCCGTATGTCCCGAGTGCTTCCAGCGTCAGCGTTGGTCGCGTCTACTGCTTTGCTGTTGAGTGCCTGCACCCAGCAGATAACTGATAGCCCGGACATGGGAAAGGCGACGCCAGCGGTGTCGCCAGCAGCGACAAACCCGGATGGACAGATCATTGAGTTCGGCAATGTCACTGACATGGAAGTCGCCGACGGCGACATTCTCAGTGTGCGCACCGAAGACTCGCTATCGATCGGCACTGTCGCCGACTTTGAGGCGGGCGACGTGGTGGAGTTAGGCGTCGATAAGCAATGCGGTGATCTCACCTCGACCGGCGGCACATTCTTGCTCCCCTGCGACGCCGGCGTTTATTTCATTGACGCGGCCAATCCCACGTTGGATGACCTGCATGAGACGGATAAACCCGTCACTGTTGCAGCACTAACCACCGATGGCGAGCTAGTCGTGGGCAATGACCAGGATGCGGAGCTGACCGTCTACCGCGACAGTGAGGATCCAGAAACCTTTGACGTGGCAGCCCCCAACACGCAATTGATTTCTGTGCCAGTCAATGATCGTCATGACGCCGTGGTGCGCACCTGGAATGAAAACACCACCATTCAAGATGTTGACTACCCCAATGATCGTGAGGGCGCGACCCTGCGCGTTGGCCTTGGTCTGGGACAAATGGCTGGCGGTGAGGACGGCCTGCTAGTGGTCTCTGATGAAATGGGTGGTCAGATTGCCATCTACAACGCCGATGACGTCATCCGCCTGCAAATGACCGCGCCTGTCGACGCCAACCCATGGGGCGTTGCCTGGGATTCCACCAACGCGCTTGCCTGGATCACCTCGCTGAGCGAAAACACCCTGGTCGGATACAAAATCTCCGAAGGTGTGCCTGAAGAGCAACAACGTTTGAACACCGTTGCTGATGCCCAAAATATCGTCGTACTCAGTGACGCCACTTTGGTCGCAGCATCTGCCACCGGTAACGGCCTACAAATCATCCCTAATCCAGCGTAA